In Populus alba chromosome 1, ASM523922v2, whole genome shotgun sequence, a single window of DNA contains:
- the LOC118045632 gene encoding uncharacterized protein produces the protein MSSTPTNEWQTYWCHECDLSIHLLTTTTPLCPHCHHDFLELMDPIPTSTTADTTTFLLDSPSFLNFLQHLNTNSHCDCEDDNTNATIDSIIPTIKITSCMLEMDPMLVCAVCKDQFLIDVEAKQLPCSHLYHPGCILPWLSNHNSCPLCRFQLQTPVVREENLETWSPDHPHHDANHAHVGVLSASLPPHF, from the exons ATGTCTTCCACCCCAACAAATGAATGGCAAACCTACTGGTGTCATGAATGTGACCTCAGCATCCACCTTCTCACCACCACCACTCCTCTTTGTCCTCACTGCCACCATGACTTTCTTGAACTCATGGACCCCATTCCCACCTCGACCACCGCTGACACCACCACTTTCCTCCTTGACAGCCCCTCCTTCCTCAACTTCCTTCAACATCTCAACACCAATAGCCATTGCGATTGTGAAGATGATAATACAAACGCCACTATTGACTCTATCATCCCCACCATAAAAATCACTTCTTGCATGCTAGAAATGGATCCAATGCTTGTGTGTGCAGTGTGTAAAGATCAGTTCTTGATTGATGTTGAGGCCAAGCAGCTGCCCTGCAGTCACCTGTACCATCCAGGCTGCATTCTCCCCTGGCTTTCTAACCACAACTCTTGTCCTCTCTGTCGCTTCCAGTTACAAACGCCAGTTGTCAGAGAGGAGAATTTGGAAACTTGGTCTCCTGATCATCCTCATCATGATGCTAATCATGCTCATGTCGGGGTTTTGTCCGCCTCTCTTCCTCCACACTTTTG A
- the LOC118045633 gene encoding uncharacterized protein, producing the protein MGVVIIDGSTVRDFVNDEAQFNKSVDEAFTKLDLNNDGVLSRSELRKAFETLRLIETHFGVDVATAPEELTNLYDSIFDKFDCDQSGSVDREEYRSELKKIMLAIADGLGSSPIQMALEDDDQGFIKQAADLEASKLSQQPSSAGP; encoded by the coding sequence ATGGGAGTGGTGATCATAGATGGATCAACAGTACGTGACTTTGTTAACGACGAGGCTCAGTTCAATAAGAGTGTGGACGAGGCATTTACGAAGCTTGACCTCAACAACGACGGAGTCTTGTCCCGCTCTGAACTCCGCAAGGCCTTCGAAACCTTGCGTTTGATCGAAACCCACTTTGGAGTGGACGTGGCCACAGCACCTGAGGAGCTCACAAATCTGTATGACTCCATCTTTGACAAGTTTGATTGTGATCAGAGTGGAAGTGTTGATCGTGAAGAGTACAGGTCAGAGTTGAAGAAGATCATGCTTGCTATTGCTGATGGGTTGGGGTCTAGTCCTATTCAGATGGCTCTTGAAGATGATGACCAGGGTTTTATCAAGCAAGCTGCTGATCTTGAGGCCTCTAAGCTCTCTCAACAGCCTTCTTCGGCTGGACCATAA
- the LOC118045636 gene encoding AAA-ATPase At4g25835 has translation MEILSQLWSLLGLLTVLQNILPTQLLSLLHSLYESLQDFISPYSYFDIPEFNGYCGVDINDLYRHVNLYLNSVNSSATASTCRRFTLSRSKSSNCISFTIAPNHTIHDSFNGHSLSWTHHVDTVQDSLEEKRSFTLKLPKRLRHLLLSPYIQHVTSRAEEFERVSRERRLYTNNGNASYESGWVSVPFRHPSTFETLALEPHLKKQMMEDLKAFASGREFYHRVGRAWKRGYLLYGPPGSGKSSLIAAMANYLCYDVYDLELTKVTDNSELRALLIQTSNRSIIVIEDIDCSLDLTADRMMKATTATATRRKRSSSSGYNKDLGTGNDQLLEESGRVTLSGLLNFTDGLWSCCGEERIIVFTTNHRENVDPALVRCGRMDVHVSLGTCGMHAFKALAMNYLGIEWHSSFDVVESCIRSGGALTPAQIGEILLRNRGNNVDLAIKEVVSAMQAKILSTGSTEHLNTSIEYEDMAALTRSPQSVLTVGSPENWDSSPGKTNGKKRKAKFLVRLRSLTKSDSGRRGV, from the coding sequence ATGGAGATATTGTCACAACTTTGGTCACTCTTAGGCCTTCTCACAGTTCTTCAAAACATCTTACCTACACAACTCCTCTCCCTTCTTCACTCCCTCTATGAGTCCCTCCAGGACTTCATCTCCCCATATTCATACTTTGACATCCCTGAATTTAATGGCTACTGTGGTGTTGACATCAATGATCTCTATCGCCATGTCAACCTCTATCTCAACTCTGTCAATTCCTCTGCCACTGCCTCCACCTGCCGACGCTTCACCCTCTCCCGTTCCAAGTCATCCAATTGCATTTCCTTCACTATAGCTCCCAATCATACCATCCACGACTCCTTCAATGGCCATTCTCTTTCTTGGACACACCATGTGGACACTGTCCAGGACTCATTAGAAGAGAAACGTAGCTTCACTCTCAAGCTCCCAAAGCGACTCCGGCATTTGCTGCTGTCGCCTTATATCCAGCACGTGACATCACGTGCTGAAGAGTTTGAGCGAGTGTCAAGAGAAAGGAGGCTGTATACTAACAATGGCAATGCTTCATACGAGTCAGGCTGGGTCTCAGTTCCTTTCCGTCATCCATCCACTTTCGAAACGCTGGCTCTGGAGCCTCACTTGAAGAAGCAGATGATGGAGGACTTGAAGGCATTTGCTAGTGGCAGAGAGTTTTATCACAGAGTTGGACGGGCATGGAAGAGGGGATACTTGCTTTATGGTCCACCAGGGTCGGGCAAATCAAGTCTGATAGCTGCAATGGCTAATTATTTGTGCTATGATGTTTATGATCTTGAACTCACCAAAGTCACTGACAACTCAGAGCTCAGAGCTCTACTAATCCAGACTAGTAATCGATCAATAATTGTCATTGAGGACATAGACTGCTCCCTTGATCTGACTGCTGATAGAATGATGAAGGCCACTACTGCTACTGCAACAAGAAGGAAAAGATCATCCTCATCAGGTTATAATAAGGACCTGGGTACAGGCAATGATCAGTTATTAGAGGAGAGTGGGCGTGTTACCTTATCAGGTCTCCTCAACTTCACAGATGGATTATGGTCTTGTTGTGGGGAGGAGAGGATAATAGTGTTCACAACCAATCATCGAGAAAATGTGGATCCTGCATTGGTTCGATGCGGGCGGATGGACGTGCACGTTAGCTTAGGCACCTGTGGGATGCATGCATTCAAGGCATTGGCTATGAACTATCTTGGGATAGAGTGGCATTCTTCGTTTGATGTGGTAGAGAGCTGTATACGGTCAGGTGGCGCGCTCACTCCTGCTCAGATAGGGGAGATATTGCTGCGGAATAGAGGGAACAATGTTGATTTAGCAATAAAAGAAGTGGTGTCTGCAATGCAAGCCAAAATTTTGAGTACTGGCAGCACTGAACATCTAAATACCAGTATAGAGTATGAAGATATGGCGGCCTTGACAAGGTCCCCTCAGAGTGTGTTAACGGTGGGGTCACCGGAGAATTGGGACTCATCTCCGGGGAAGACTAATGGAAAGAAGAGGAAGGCAAAGTTTCTTGTTAGATTGAGATCTTTGACCAAGTCTGACTCTGGTAGAAGGGGTGTGTGA